From a region of the Stenotrophomonas sp. BIO128-Bstrain genome:
- a CDS encoding CBS domain-containing protein, with product MTTVRQLLEGKSPEVFAVTPSSAVIDAIRLMAQKGIGAVLVMEGRQLVGILSERDYARKIVLHERSSRTTEVREIMTPKVVTVAPGEQVEHCLQLVTDYRIRHLPVVDGTGVLGVISIGDLVKAVIDEQAQKLDQLQQYIVAG from the coding sequence ATGACCACGGTACGGCAGCTGTTGGAAGGCAAGTCCCCTGAGGTATTCGCCGTCACCCCGAGCTCGGCGGTGATCGACGCCATCCGGTTGATGGCCCAGAAGGGCATCGGCGCGGTGCTGGTGATGGAGGGCCGGCAACTGGTCGGCATCCTTTCCGAGCGTGACTACGCACGGAAGATCGTGCTGCACGAACGCTCGTCCCGGACGACCGAAGTCCGCGAGATCATGACCCCCAAGGTGGTGACCGTCGCCCCTGGCGAGCAGGTCGAGCACTGCCTGCAGCTGGTGACCGATTACCGCATCCGCCACCTTCCGGTGGTCGATGGCACGGGTGTGCTCGGGGTGATCTCGATCGGTGATCTGGTCAAGGCGGTCATCGACGAGCAGGCGCAGAAACTGGATCAACTGCAGCAGTACATCGTTGCCGGTTGA
- the mtgA gene encoding monofunctional biosynthetic peptidoglycan transglycosylase, translating into MGAERSNLKVEPDLEPSPRRRWRWRRLLWLPVLFVGFSVLQVLVLRFIDPPVSSVMLWRYGEALGEGDWSYRLHYHWRDLDQMAPSLPISLVAAEDQRFPEHNGFDLQAIEKARDHNARGGRLRGASTISQQVAKNLFLWQGRSWIRKGLEVWYTVLIEALWPKSRILEMYANIAEFGDGIYGAQAASQQYWNKDASRLSPAESARLAAVLPSPRRYSAAKPGPYVQRRAAWIQRQARQLGGGAYLGEE; encoded by the coding sequence ATGGGGGCAGAGCGCAGCAACCTCAAGGTCGAACCGGATCTGGAACCGTCACCGCGGCGCCGCTGGCGCTGGCGCCGCCTGCTGTGGCTGCCGGTGCTGTTCGTCGGGTTCAGTGTGCTGCAGGTGCTGGTCCTGCGTTTCATCGACCCGCCTGTTTCCAGCGTGATGCTGTGGCGCTACGGCGAGGCGCTGGGGGAGGGTGACTGGAGCTATCGGTTGCATTACCACTGGCGCGATCTGGACCAGATGGCGCCAAGCCTGCCGATTTCGCTGGTGGCTGCCGAGGATCAGCGTTTCCCGGAGCACAATGGTTTCGACCTGCAGGCCATCGAAAAGGCGCGTGACCACAACGCGCGCGGCGGGCGGCTGCGCGGGGCCAGCACGATCAGCCAGCAGGTCGCCAAGAATCTGTTCCTGTGGCAGGGCCGCAGCTGGATCCGCAAGGGGCTGGAGGTCTGGTACACGGTGCTGATCGAAGCGCTGTGGCCGAAGTCGCGCATCCTGGAGATGTACGCCAACATCGCCGAGTTCGGCGATGGCATCTATGGCGCGCAGGCCGCGTCGCAGCAGTATTGGAACAAGGACGCGTCCCGGCTGAGCCCGGCCGAAAGTGCGCGGCTCGCGGCGGTGCTGCCGTCGCCTCGCCGTTACAGCGCGGCCAAGCCCGGCCCGTACGTGCAGCGCCGCGCCGCCTGGATCCAGCGGCAGGCCAGGCAGCTCGGGGGAGGGGCGTACCTCGGCGAGGAGTGA
- a CDS encoding glycosyltransferase family 2 protein: MTSPRLTVVVAAHNEALALPMLHPRLRAVLAGLEGIDGRVLYVDDGSTDTTWAVMQALAAEDSCVGVLRLSRNFGKEAALTAGLDFVDDGAVMILDADGQDPPELIPEFVALWQQGYDNVYGTRLARDGESWLKRSTAKAFYRVIGRLSKTPIPADTGDFRLLSPRAVQALGQLRERHRFMKGLFGWVGFRRKALPYHRHARLVGDSKFGFWRLWNFALEGITGFSTAPLRVTTYLGLAAATFAFVFALVVVSKAALYGDRVAGWPTMMAVILFLGGIQLIALGLIGEYLGRLYEESKQRPLYLIDTWQAPFVADSAVHPIGGEQRDDHGTAAVGRQVP; encoded by the coding sequence ATGACCAGCCCTCGCCTGACCGTCGTCGTCGCCGCCCACAACGAAGCGCTCGCCTTGCCGATGCTGCACCCGCGCCTGCGCGCAGTGCTGGCTGGGCTGGAGGGCATCGACGGCCGCGTGCTGTATGTGGATGACGGCAGCACGGACACCACCTGGGCCGTCATGCAGGCATTGGCCGCCGAGGATTCGTGCGTCGGCGTACTGCGGTTGTCGCGCAACTTCGGCAAAGAGGCCGCGCTCACGGCGGGGCTGGATTTCGTCGACGACGGCGCGGTGATGATCCTCGACGCCGATGGCCAGGATCCGCCGGAACTGATTCCCGAGTTCGTCGCGCTGTGGCAGCAGGGCTATGACAACGTCTATGGCACGCGCCTGGCGCGCGATGGCGAGAGCTGGCTCAAGCGCTCCACTGCCAAGGCGTTCTATCGGGTGATCGGGCGGCTGTCCAAAACGCCGATCCCGGCCGACACCGGTGATTTCCGGCTGCTGTCGCCGCGCGCGGTGCAGGCACTGGGCCAGCTGCGTGAGCGCCACCGGTTCATGAAAGGGCTGTTCGGCTGGGTGGGTTTCCGCCGCAAGGCCTTGCCCTACCACCGGCATGCGCGGCTGGTGGGTGATAGCAAATTCGGCTTCTGGCGGCTATGGAATTTCGCCCTGGAAGGGATCACCGGATTCTCCACCGCGCCGCTGCGGGTGACCACCTATCTGGGCCTGGCCGCAGCGACGTTCGCGTTCGTGTTCGCGCTGGTGGTGGTGTCCAAGGCAGCGCTGTACGGCGACCGTGTTGCGGGCTGGCCGACCATGATGGCGGTGATCCTGTTCCTGGGCGGCATACAGCTGATCGCCCTGGGCCTGATTGGTGAATACCTGGGCCGGCTGTACGAGGAATCCAAGCAGCGCCCGCTGTACCTGATTGACACCTGGCAGGCCCCGTTCGTGGCAGACTCGGCCGTGCATCCCATCGGTGGAGAGCAGCGAGATGACCACGGTACGGCAGCTGTTGGAAGGCAAGTCCCCTGA
- a CDS encoding acyl-CoA dehydrogenase, producing MSIVVPFLVVLLAGAFVAYHRMRLITWTIISVVLLAACWFIPYVNQTATIVAAAIVAVIAVPLLLPFIRKPLLTAPMMKVFRKVLPPLSQTERIALETGSVGFEGELFTGDPDWNILLNYPKPQLTAEEQAFLDGPVEELCRMVNDWEITHVYADLPPELWSFIKKNKFFGMIIPKEYGGLGFSALAHHKVIQKLASVSSVVSSTVGVPNSLGPGELLNHYGTQEQKDQYLPRLADGREVPCFGLTGPFAGSDATSIPDYGIVCKGEWNGEQVLGVKLTFDKRYITLAPVATLIGLAFRMYDPDGLIGSTRDIGITLALLPRDTAGVEIGRRHFPLNSTFQNGPIRGKDVFIPLTQLIGGAEKAGKGWNMLNECLAVGRSITLPSTASGGAKAGAVVTGAYARIRKQFGLSVGRFEGVEEALARIGGKAYAISALCQATAAAVDRGDVPSVPSAIAKYHCTTMSREVISDVMDVIGGKGIILGPRNFAGRSWQAAPIAITVEGANIMTRSLLIFGQGAILCHPWVLKEMKAAQDPDTRAGLQEFDRSLFGHIRYGISNAVRSFWFGLTGARFGAAPGDAYTRRYFRKLDRYSANLALMADISMMTLGGKLKFKESLSGRLGDVLSHIYMTSAMLKRYHDEGAPAADQPLLAWAFHDSVHKIEESLSAALRNFPIRPIGWLMWALIFPFGRRAEAPGDRLGHRVAALLMAPNEARDRLASGVFLTPCENNPGGRINSYLSKAIMAEPVERKFIKALKTKGIEALDFATQLDEAVAEGVITQDERTLLEELRTLTLETITVDDFDPEELRSAGYYKRQQTDAQSQAA from the coding sequence ATGAGCATTGTCGTTCCCTTCCTCGTCGTCCTGTTGGCAGGTGCGTTCGTCGCCTACCACCGGATGCGCCTGATCACCTGGACGATCATCAGTGTGGTGCTGCTGGCCGCCTGCTGGTTCATCCCGTACGTCAACCAGACCGCCACCATCGTGGCTGCGGCCATCGTCGCGGTGATCGCCGTGCCGCTGCTGCTGCCCTTCATCCGCAAGCCGCTGCTGACCGCACCGATGATGAAGGTGTTCCGCAAGGTGCTGCCGCCGCTGTCGCAGACCGAGCGCATCGCGCTGGAAACCGGCTCGGTCGGTTTCGAAGGCGAGCTGTTCACCGGTGACCCGGACTGGAACATCCTGCTCAACTATCCCAAGCCGCAGCTCACCGCTGAGGAACAGGCCTTCCTGGATGGCCCGGTCGAAGAGCTGTGCAGGATGGTCAACGACTGGGAAATCACCCACGTTTACGCCGACCTGCCGCCGGAACTGTGGAGCTTCATCAAGAAGAACAAGTTCTTCGGCATGATCATTCCGAAGGAATACGGCGGCCTGGGCTTCAGCGCGCTGGCCCACCACAAGGTGATCCAGAAGCTGGCCTCGGTGTCGAGCGTGGTCAGCTCCACCGTCGGCGTGCCCAACTCGCTGGGCCCGGGCGAACTGCTCAACCATTATGGTACCCAGGAGCAGAAGGACCAGTACCTGCCGCGCCTGGCCGATGGCCGTGAAGTGCCGTGCTTCGGCCTGACCGGTCCGTTCGCCGGTTCGGATGCGACCTCGATTCCCGATTACGGCATCGTCTGCAAGGGCGAGTGGAACGGCGAGCAGGTGCTCGGCGTCAAGCTCACCTTCGACAAGCGCTACATCACCCTGGCCCCGGTGGCCACGCTGATCGGCCTGGCCTTCCGCATGTACGATCCGGACGGCCTGATCGGCAGCACCCGCGACATCGGCATCACCCTGGCGCTGCTGCCGCGTGACACCGCCGGTGTGGAAATCGGCCGTCGCCATTTCCCGCTCAACTCGACCTTCCAGAACGGCCCGATCCGCGGCAAGGATGTCTTCATCCCGCTGACCCAGCTGATCGGTGGCGCCGAGAAGGCCGGCAAGGGCTGGAACATGCTCAACGAGTGCCTGGCCGTGGGCCGCTCGATCACCCTGCCCTCCACCGCCAGCGGCGGTGCCAAGGCCGGTGCGGTGGTGACCGGTGCCTATGCCCGCATCCGCAAGCAGTTCGGCCTGTCGGTCGGCCGCTTCGAGGGCGTGGAAGAGGCGCTGGCCCGCATCGGCGGCAAGGCGTACGCGATCAGCGCGCTGTGCCAGGCCACGGCCGCTGCGGTGGACCGCGGCGACGTGCCGTCGGTGCCGTCGGCGATCGCCAAGTACCACTGCACGACCATGAGCCGTGAAGTGATCTCGGACGTGATGGACGTGATCGGCGGCAAGGGCATCATCCTGGGGCCGCGCAACTTCGCCGGCCGCAGCTGGCAGGCCGCGCCGATCGCGATCACGGTCGAAGGCGCCAACATCATGACCCGCAGCCTGCTGATCTTCGGCCAGGGTGCGATCCTGTGCCACCCGTGGGTGCTGAAGGAAATGAAGGCCGCGCAGGATCCGGACACCCGTGCCGGCCTGCAGGAATTCGACCGCAGCCTGTTCGGCCACATCCGCTACGGCATCTCCAACGCGGTGCGTTCGTTCTGGTTCGGCCTCACCGGCGCCCGCTTCGGTGCCGCCCCGGGCGATGCCTACACCCGCCGTTACTTCCGCAAGCTGGACCGCTACTCGGCCAACCTGGCGCTGATGGCCGACATCTCGATGATGACCCTCGGCGGCAAGCTGAAGTTCAAGGAATCGCTGTCCGGCCGCCTGGGCGATGTGCTGAGCCACATCTACATGACCAGCGCCATGCTCAAGCGTTACCACGACGAGGGCGCGCCGGCGGCCGACCAGCCGCTGCTGGCCTGGGCCTTCCATGACAGCGTGCACAAGATCGAAGAATCGCTGTCGGCGGCGCTGCGCAACTTCCCGATCCGTCCGATCGGTTGGCTGATGTGGGCGCTGATCTTCCCGTTCGGCCGCCGTGCCGAGGCGCCGGGCGATCGCCTGGGCCACCGCGTGGCCGCGCTGCTGATGGCGCCAAACGAAGCCCGTGACCGCCTGGCCAGTGGTGTGTTCCTGACGCCGTGCGAGAACAACCCGGGTGGCCGCATCAACAGCTACCTGTCCAAGGCGATCATGGCCGAGCCGGTCGAGCGCAAGTTCATCAAGGCGCTCAAGACCAAGGGCATCGAAGCGCTGGACTTCGCCACCCAGCTGGACGAGGCCGTGGCCGAAGGCGTGATCACCCAGGATGAGCGCACCCTGCTCGAAGAGCTGCGCACGCTCACCCTGGAAACCATCACGGTGGACGACTTCGATCCGGAAGAACTGCGCTCGGCGGGCTACTACAAGCGCCAGCAGACGGACGCGCAGTCCCAGGCCGCGTGA
- a CDS encoding Hsp33 family molecular chaperone HslO has protein sequence MTAQSDSLVRFLLPDAGVRGVHVHLDDTWREILSHAVYPPGAAELLGEASVASALFTGHTKVDGRLSIQLRSNTAMRTLFAECTAAGTLRGIVQLAEGGGDAPRDLTALGEDALLAITIENPGLDPREPQRYQSLVGLTAAGLDEAFEDYFRQSEQLPTRLLLAADGTRAAGLLLQKLPGDEGDQDGWSRASALFETLGKQELLEVPGHDLLHRLFHEETPELLGDKALRFACSCSRERVAGMLQSIGEEEARAAAEPTGAVEVRCEFCGQEYHFPLTEFDILFREMDISSPAPERLQ, from the coding sequence ATGACCGCCCAATCCGACTCCCTTGTCCGTTTCCTGCTCCCCGATGCCGGCGTCCGCGGCGTGCATGTGCACCTCGATGACACCTGGCGGGAGATCCTCTCGCATGCGGTCTACCCGCCGGGCGCCGCCGAGCTGCTCGGCGAGGCCAGCGTGGCCTCGGCGCTGTTCACCGGCCACACCAAGGTCGATGGCCGCCTGTCGATCCAGCTGCGCAGCAACACTGCGATGCGCACCCTGTTCGCCGAGTGCACCGCCGCCGGCACCCTGCGCGGCATCGTCCAGCTGGCCGAGGGCGGTGGCGATGCCCCGCGTGATCTGACCGCGCTGGGCGAGGATGCGCTGCTGGCGATCACCATCGAAAACCCCGGCCTGGATCCGCGCGAACCGCAGCGCTACCAGAGCCTGGTCGGCTTGACCGCGGCCGGCCTGGACGAAGCCTTCGAAGACTATTTCCGCCAGTCCGAGCAGTTGCCGACCCGTCTGCTGCTGGCCGCCGATGGCACCCGCGCCGCCGGCCTGCTGCTGCAGAAGCTGCCCGGCGATGAAGGCGACCAGGACGGCTGGTCGCGGGCCAGCGCACTGTTCGAGACCCTGGGCAAGCAGGAACTGCTCGAGGTACCCGGCCACGATCTGCTGCACCGCCTCTTCCATGAAGAGACGCCGGAACTGCTGGGCGACAAGGCCCTGCGCTTTGCGTGCTCCTGCTCGCGTGAGCGGGTGGCAGGCATGCTGCAGTCCATTGGCGAAGAGGAGGCCCGCGCCGCCGCCGAGCCCACTGGCGCGGTGGAAGTACGTTGCGAATTCTGTGGGCAGGAGTATCACTTCCCGTTGACGGAATTCGACATACTGTTCCGCGAGATGGATATATCCTCGCCGGCACCTGAACGGCTTCAGTAA
- a CDS encoding TonB-dependent receptor yields MNRNSNKLRDAVVLALIASAAGTGSAVAQEATGTTNLDRISVTGSRIRQVDVETAQPVLTISRADIQNQGFSSVGDILQNISAAGSPNFSRASPLTSNQEAGGQYIDLRNLGAQRTLVLVNGKRLGISPDGYQDISIIPTSMVERIDVLKDGASSIYGSDAMAGVINIITRKNFDGLEANVYKGQYSQGDGEKETYDFVMGFSGDRGSLTVGAEYHKEEGVWAKDRPFTADTYPDWDPAASLTTVGQWGNWRVGNAGNWQAPNRGGTALGPGQFHSQTSADTSRSSDQMHLLTPLERRSLFVSGNYDITDNVRFTTDLSYTKRESQRQIAGYPLQSSAYGIPMSADSYFNPTGGVADVNWRRRGWEVPRTTDSTLTTWRFAAALEGSFEIGDRFFSWDVGSLYNENDSLLINNGNFYIPAVADAVGPSFQNAAGQIVCGTPGNEIAGCVPWNPFAGFGTGAVANSLDDPNVRNYLFREEHATGKTSTHNYFANLSGTIVPLPAGDLGFAVGYEYRKESGAFNPDAIAQSGDSTNLASGPTKGSYALDEFYLELNIPILADLAFAKELTLDLATRYSDFTSFGDTTNNKFGLKWRPIDDLLVRATYAEGFRAPTIGDLYGGTSQTFPTNFVDPCDSVYGDVRGSARCVQDVGQGYRQLQQGFVPTTGRAAQSPVPFNSGSNPNLTPETSESKTVGFVYSPSYVTGLSVGVDWWSIRIDNTIVTDSPNLIMEDCYVRLIESRCSMFTRDPANGNIVGTLNYGNRNAGYTETEGFDFDISYSRDTDFGRFSAKSSTTYVGKYEEKSTDDADAVPSQNNGFGAYFRVRSNLGLGWSMNDLSVNWNLRYYSGTKESCRFTTRCTLPNYSAPDTLGVISPQTELGAVTFHDVQVSYATPWNATVAVGANNVFNKVGPMMTSQPSSNFSYYGGYDIGRFLYMKYSQKF; encoded by the coding sequence ATGAACCGCAACAGCAACAAACTGCGCGACGCCGTCGTCCTCGCGCTGATCGCCAGCGCTGCCGGCACCGGCAGCGCCGTCGCTCAGGAAGCCACTGGCACCACCAATCTGGACCGCATCTCGGTCACCGGTTCGCGCATCCGCCAGGTTGACGTGGAAACCGCCCAGCCGGTGCTGACCATCTCGCGTGCGGATATCCAGAACCAGGGCTTCAGCTCGGTCGGCGATATCCTGCAGAACATCTCCGCCGCCGGTAGCCCGAACTTCAGCCGCGCCTCGCCGCTGACCTCCAACCAGGAAGCCGGTGGTCAGTACATCGACCTGCGCAACCTCGGCGCACAGCGCACGCTGGTGCTGGTCAATGGCAAGCGCCTGGGCATCAGCCCGGATGGTTACCAGGACATCTCGATCATCCCGACCTCGATGGTCGAGCGCATCGACGTGCTGAAGGACGGCGCCTCGTCGATCTACGGTTCGGACGCAATGGCCGGCGTGATCAACATCATCACCCGCAAGAACTTCGATGGTCTGGAAGCCAACGTCTACAAGGGCCAGTACAGCCAGGGCGACGGCGAGAAGGAAACCTACGACTTCGTCATGGGCTTCTCCGGTGACCGCGGCTCGCTGACCGTCGGCGCCGAGTACCACAAGGAAGAAGGCGTGTGGGCCAAGGATCGTCCGTTCACGGCCGACACCTACCCGGATTGGGATCCGGCAGCATCGCTGACGACCGTTGGCCAGTGGGGCAACTGGCGCGTCGGCAACGCAGGCAACTGGCAGGCTCCCAACCGTGGCGGCACCGCCCTGGGCCCGGGTCAGTTCCACAGCCAGACGTCGGCCGATACCAGCCGCTCGTCCGACCAGATGCACCTGCTGACCCCGCTGGAACGTCGTTCGCTGTTCGTCAGCGGCAACTACGACATCACCGACAACGTCCGCTTCACCACGGACCTGTCCTACACCAAGCGTGAGTCGCAGCGCCAGATCGCCGGTTACCCGCTGCAGTCTTCTGCGTACGGCATCCCGATGTCGGCTGACAGCTACTTCAACCCGACCGGCGGCGTCGCCGACGTCAACTGGCGTCGTCGTGGCTGGGAAGTGCCGCGTACCACCGACAGCACCCTGACCACCTGGCGTTTCGCAGCAGCCCTGGAAGGCTCCTTCGAAATCGGCGACCGGTTCTTCAGCTGGGACGTCGGCTCGCTGTACAACGAAAATGACAGCCTGCTGATCAACAACGGCAACTTCTACATCCCGGCCGTGGCCGATGCCGTGGGTCCGTCGTTCCAGAATGCTGCCGGCCAGATCGTCTGCGGCACTCCGGGCAATGAAATCGCCGGCTGCGTGCCGTGGAATCCGTTCGCAGGTTTCGGTACCGGCGCGGTTGCCAACTCGCTCGATGATCCGAACGTGCGCAACTACCTGTTCCGCGAAGAGCACGCCACCGGCAAGACCAGCACCCACAACTACTTCGCCAACCTGTCGGGCACCATCGTGCCGCTGCCGGCCGGCGACCTGGGCTTCGCGGTGGGTTACGAATACCGCAAGGAAAGCGGCGCCTTCAACCCGGATGCGATCGCCCAGTCGGGTGACTCGACCAACCTGGCGTCCGGCCCGACCAAGGGTTCCTACGCCCTGGATGAGTTCTACCTGGAATTGAACATCCCGATCCTGGCGGATCTGGCGTTCGCCAAGGAACTGACCCTGGACCTGGCCACCCGTTACTCGGACTTCACCAGCTTCGGTGATACCACCAACAACAAGTTCGGCCTGAAGTGGCGTCCGATCGACGACCTGCTGGTGCGTGCCACCTATGCCGAGGGCTTCCGCGCCCCGACCATCGGTGACCTGTACGGCGGCACCTCGCAGACCTTCCCGACCAACTTCGTCGATCCGTGCGACAGCGTCTATGGCGACGTCCGCGGCAGCGCACGCTGCGTCCAGGATGTCGGCCAGGGCTACCGTCAGCTGCAGCAGGGCTTCGTCCCGACCACCGGCCGTGCCGCGCAGAGCCCGGTGCCGTTCAACTCCGGCTCGAACCCGAACCTGACCCCGGAAACCTCCGAGTCCAAGACGGTCGGCTTCGTGTACAGCCCGAGCTACGTCACCGGCCTGAGCGTGGGTGTGGATTGGTGGAGCATCCGCATCGACAACACGATCGTCACCGACAGCCCGAACCTGATCATGGAAGACTGCTACGTCCGCCTGATCGAGTCGCGCTGCTCGATGTTCACCCGTGACCCGGCCAACGGCAACATCGTGGGCACGCTGAACTACGGCAACCGCAACGCCGGCTACACCGAAACCGAAGGCTTCGACTTCGACATCAGCTACAGCCGTGATACCGATTTCGGCCGCTTCTCGGCCAAGTCGTCGACCACGTACGTGGGCAAGTACGAAGAGAAGTCCACGGACGATGCCGACGCCGTGCCGTCCCAGAACAATGGCTTCGGCGCGTACTTCCGCGTGCGCTCGAACCTGGGCCTGGGCTGGAGCATGAACGACCTGTCGGTGAACTGGAACCTGCGTTACTACTCGGGCACCAAGGAAAGCTGCCGCTTCACCACCCGTTGCACGCTGCCCAACTACAGCGCACCGGACACCCTGGGCGTGATCTCGCCGCAGACCGAGCTGGGCGCAGTGACCTTCCACGACGTGCAGGTGTCCTATGCCACCCCGTGGAACGCCACCGTCGCCGTGGGTGCCAACAACGTGTTCAACAAGGTCGGCCCGATGATGACCTCGCAGCCGAGCTCGAACTTCTCGTACTACGGCGGCTACGACATCGGTCGCTTCCTGTACATGAAGTACTCGCAGAAGTTCTGA
- a CDS encoding TetR/AcrR family transcriptional regulator — MNEPEASAGEPRAGRNSRLSAEDWAQAALDLIAEQGVGAVAVEPLARRLGVTKGSFYWHFPSRDALLQAALERWELFEQEQVFGSLADVTDPRVRLRQLFQVVAHEVQPHIIYSELLKALDHPMVRPVIDRVSHRRLEYLVASFRQAGLSRTDAQHRARLAYAAYVGFLQLSLQLQQPKQAREDFEAYVEHVIETLIPLG; from the coding sequence ATGAATGAACCCGAAGCTTCCGCCGGCGAGCCACGTGCCGGCCGCAACAGCCGCCTCAGTGCCGAAGACTGGGCCCAGGCCGCACTGGATCTGATTGCCGAACAAGGCGTGGGCGCGGTCGCGGTGGAGCCGCTGGCGCGGCGTCTCGGCGTCACCAAGGGCAGCTTTTACTGGCACTTCCCCTCGCGCGACGCGTTGCTGCAGGCGGCGCTGGAGCGTTGGGAGCTGTTCGAGCAGGAGCAGGTCTTCGGCAGCCTGGCCGATGTCACCGATCCGCGCGTGCGCCTGCGCCAGCTGTTCCAGGTGGTCGCGCATGAAGTGCAGCCGCACATCATCTACAGCGAACTGCTCAAGGCGCTCGATCACCCGATGGTGCGCCCGGTCATCGACCGTGTTTCGCACCGGCGCCTGGAGTATCTGGTCGCCTCGTTCCGCCAGGCGGGCCTGAGCCGTACCGATGCGCAGCACCGTGCGCGGTTGGCCTACGCCGCCTATGTGGGTTTCCTGCAGTTGTCGCTGCAGCTGCAGCAGCCCAAGCAGGCCCGCGAGGATTTCGAAGCCTATGTGGAGCACGTGATCGAGACGTTGATTCCGCTCGGTTGA